Proteins encoded together in one uncultured Flavobacterium sp. window:
- the tuf gene encoding elongation factor Tu: MAKENFNRSKPHLNIGTIGHVDHGKTTLTAAITKVLSDAGYCQAKSFDQIDNAPEEKERGITINTSHVEYETANRHYAHVDCPGHADYVKNMVTGAAQMDGAILVVAATDGPMPQTREHILLGRQVGIPRIVVFMNKVDMVDDAELLELVEMEIRDLLSFYEYDGDNGPVVQGSALGGLNNDPAWVPKIIELMEAVDAWIEEPVRDVAKPFLMPVEDVFTITGRGTVATGRIETGIANTGDPVEIIGMGADKLTSTITGVEMFRKILDRGEAGDNVGLLLRGIDKESIKRGMVIIKPGSVKPHATFKAEVYILKKEEGGRHTPFHNNYRPQFYVRTTDVTGVITLPEGVEMVMPGDNLTINVSLLSPIAMSVGLRFAIREGGRTVGAGQVTEIVG, encoded by the coding sequence ATGGCAAAGGAGAATTTTAATCGTTCCAAACCGCACTTAAACATAGGTACAATTGGACACGTGGATCACGGAAAAACTACATTAACTGCAGCAATTACAAAAGTATTGTCTGATGCTGGTTACTGTCAAGCAAAATCGTTTGATCAAATCGATAACGCTCCAGAGGAGAAAGAAAGAGGTATTACTATTAATACATCACACGTAGAGTATGAAACAGCTAACCGTCACTACGCTCACGTTGACTGTCCAGGTCACGCGGATTACGTAAAGAACATGGTTACTGGAGCGGCTCAAATGGACGGAGCTATCTTAGTAGTTGCTGCTACAGATGGTCCAATGCCACAAACTCGTGAGCACATCCTTTTAGGTCGTCAGGTTGGTATTCCAAGAATTGTTGTTTTCATGAACAAAGTGGATATGGTTGATGATGCTGAATTGTTAGAGCTTGTTGAAATGGAAATTAGAGATTTATTATCTTTCTACGAATATGATGGAGATAATGGTCCTGTAGTTCAAGGTTCTGCTTTAGGAGGATTGAATAATGATCCTGCTTGGGTACCAAAAATCATTGAATTAATGGAAGCTGTTGATGCTTGGATCGAAGAGCCAGTGCGTGACGTAGCTAAACCATTCTTGATGCCGGTTGAAGACGTATTTACAATTACTGGTCGTGGAACTGTTGCTACAGGTCGTATCGAAACAGGTATTGCTAATACAGGAGATCCAGTTGAAATCATTGGTATGGGAGCTGATAAATTAACTTCTACTATTACAGGAGTTGAGATGTTCCGTAAAATCCTTGATAGAGGTGAAGCTGGAGATAACGTAGGTTTATTGTTAAGAGGTATTGATAAAGAATCTATCAAAAGAGGAATGGTTATCATTAAGCCAGGATCAGTAAAACCACACGCTACTTTCAAAGCTGAGGTTTATATCTTGAAAAAAGAAGAAGGTGGACGTCATACTCCATTCCACAATAACTACCGTCCACAGTTCTACGTACGTACAACTGACGTAACAGGAGTTATTACTTTACCAGAAGGAGTAGAGATGGTAATGCCAGGAGATAACTTAACTATCAATGTATCTTTATTAAGCCCAATCGCAATGAGCGTAGGTTTACGTTTCGCTATCCGTGAAGGTGGTAGAACTGTAGGTGCAGGTCAGGTTACTGAAATCGTAGGATAA
- the secE gene encoding preprotein translocase subunit SecE, which translates to MTKVTNYLSEAFEELKSNVSWPAWAEVQKLTIVVAVFSVLFALATWGVDEFFAKALAGFFNWLKG; encoded by the coding sequence ATGACAAAAGTTACTAATTATTTATCAGAGGCTTTCGAAGAGTTAAAGTCAAATGTTTCTTGGCCTGCTTGGGCTGAGGTTCAAAAATTGACAATTGTTGTGGCTGTATTTTCAGTACTATTCGCTTTGGCAACATGGGGAGTAGATGAATTTTTTGCAAAAGCTTTGGCTGGATTTTTTAACTGGTTAAAAGGATAA
- the nusG gene encoding transcription termination/antitermination protein NusG has protein sequence MADNNVKKWYVVRAVSGQENKVKAYIETEIARLGMGDYVSQVLVPTEKVVTVKEGKKMSKDKVYFPGYVMIEANLVGEIPHIIKSITSVIGFLGEIKGGEPVPLRLSEVNRMLGKVDELAVNTDTRAIPFNLGETVKVIDGPFNGFNGTVEKINEEKRKLEVMVKIFGRKTPLELSFMQVEKV, from the coding sequence ATGGCAGATAATAATGTGAAAAAATGGTATGTAGTTAGAGCTGTAAGCGGACAAGAAAATAAAGTCAAAGCTTACATCGAAACTGAGATTGCCAGATTAGGTATGGGTGATTATGTTTCCCAAGTTTTAGTACCTACAGAAAAAGTAGTTACTGTAAAAGAAGGAAAGAAAATGTCTAAGGATAAAGTTTATTTTCCTGGATATGTTATGATCGAAGCCAATTTAGTTGGTGAGATACCTCATATTATTAAGTCTATTACTAGTGTAATTGGATTTTTAGGAGAGATTAAAGGTGGGGAACCGGTTCCTTTGAGACTTTCTGAAGTAAATAGAATGTTAGGTAAAGTTGATGAGTTAGCTGTTAATACAGATACTCGTGCTATTCCTTTCAACTTAGGTGAAACTGTTAAAGTGATCGATGGTCCTTTTAACGGATTTAACGGTACAGTTGAAAAAATTAATGAAGAAAAGCGTAAACTTGAAGTAATGGTTAAAATTTTCGGAAGAAAAACTCCATTAGAATTAAGTTTTATGCAAGTTGAAAAAGTATAA
- the rplK gene encoding 50S ribosomal protein L11 — protein MAKEISKVVKLQVKGGAANPSPPVGPALGAAGVNIMEFCKQFNARTQDKPGKICPVQITVYKDKSFDFVVKTPPAAVQLMEAAKLKSGSGEPNRKKVASVTWEQIRAIAEDKMPDLNAFTVEKAMSMVAGTARSMGITVSGEAPF, from the coding sequence ATGGCTAAAGAAATTAGTAAGGTAGTTAAACTACAAGTTAAGGGAGGTGCTGCGAACCCGTCGCCACCGGTTGGACCTGCTTTAGGAGCTGCTGGGGTAAACATCATGGAGTTTTGTAAGCAATTTAATGCTAGAACTCAAGATAAACCTGGCAAAATATGCCCAGTGCAAATCACTGTGTATAAAGACAAATCATTCGATTTTGTTGTTAAGACTCCTCCAGCAGCGGTTCAGTTAATGGAAGCTGCAAAGCTAAAATCTGGTTCTGGTGAGCCTAATCGTAAAAAAGTAGCTAGTGTTACTTGGGAACAAATTAGAGCAATTGCTGAAGACAAAATGCCTGACTTAAATGCTTTTACAGTAGAAAAAGCAATGAGTATGGTTGCTGGAACAGCTAGATCTATGGGTATAACTGTATCAGGAGAAGCTCCTTTTTAA
- the rplA gene encoding 50S ribosomal protein L1, which produces MAKLTKKQKEAASKIEKNKLYSLKDAAALLKVVASAKFDESVDIAVRLGVDPRKANQMVRGVVTLPHGTGKDVKVLALVTPDKEAEAKEAGADYVGLDDYLQKIKDGWTDVDVIITMPAVMGKLGPLGRILGPRGLMPNPKTGTVTMDVAKAVQEVKAGKIDFKVDKTGIVHAGIGKVSFGAEQIVDNAHEIIQTLIKLKPTAAKGTYIKGIHLTSTMSPAIALDPKAV; this is translated from the coding sequence ATGGCAAAATTAACAAAAAAGCAAAAAGAGGCTGCTTCAAAAATTGAAAAGAACAAACTATATTCTCTTAAAGATGCTGCGGCATTATTAAAAGTAGTTGCTTCTGCAAAATTTGATGAGTCTGTTGATATCGCAGTTCGTTTGGGTGTAGATCCAAGAAAAGCGAATCAAATGGTTAGAGGTGTGGTTACATTACCTCATGGAACAGGTAAAGACGTTAAAGTATTAGCATTGGTTACTCCAGATAAAGAAGCGGAAGCTAAAGAAGCTGGGGCTGATTATGTTGGTCTTGATGATTATTTACAAAAAATTAAAGATGGTTGGACAGATGTTGATGTTATCATTACTATGCCAGCTGTTATGGGTAAATTAGGTCCATTAGGTCGTATTTTAGGACCTAGAGGTTTAATGCCAAACCCTAAAACAGGTACTGTAACTATGGATGTTGCAAAAGCTGTTCAAGAGGTTAAAGCTGGTAAAATTGACTTTAAAGTTGATAAAACTGGTATCGTTCATGCAGGAATTGGTAAAGTTTCTTTTGGAGCTGAGCAAATTGTTGACAACGCACACGAAATTATTCAAACATTAATAAAACTTAAACCAACTGCTGCTAAAGGTACATACATTAAAGGTATTCACCTTACAAGCACTATGAGTCCTGCTATTGCATTAGACCCAAAAGCAGTATAA
- the rplJ gene encoding 50S ribosomal protein L10, translated as MTREEKSIAIENLTAQLAGTNIIYVSDISGLNAETTSNLRRACFKAGIKLEVVKNTLLAKAMEASANDYGDLPTVLTGNSAIFISDVANAPGKIIKDFRKKSDKPVLKGAYINSEIYIGDNQLDALATIKSKEELLGELIGLLQSPAQRIISALQNKFAGSEEETEA; from the coding sequence ATGACTAGAGAAGAAAAATCAATCGCGATTGAAAATTTAACTGCGCAGTTAGCTGGTACAAATATCATTTATGTATCTGATATTTCTGGTTTAAACGCAGAGACAACTTCAAACTTGCGTAGAGCTTGCTTCAAAGCAGGTATCAAATTAGAGGTTGTAAAGAACACTTTGCTTGCAAAAGCAATGGAAGCTTCTGCTAATGATTATGGTGATTTACCTACAGTTTTGACAGGTAACAGTGCTATATTTATTTCTGATGTTGCTAACGCACCTGGAAAAATTATCAAAGATTTCCGTAAGAAATCTGATAAACCAGTTTTAAAAGGAGCATACATCAATTCTGAAATATATATTGGAGATAACCAATTAGATGCATTAGCAACTATTAAATCTAAAGAAGAGTTACTTGGAGAACTTATTGGATTATTACAATCTCCAGCTCAAAGAATTATTTCTGCTTTACAAAACAAATTCGCAGGAAGCGAAGAGGAAACGGAAGCATAA
- the rplL gene encoding 50S ribosomal protein L7/L12 yields the protein MADLKQFAEQLVNLTVKEVNELATILKDEYGIEPAAAAVVVAAGGGEGAAEEAQTEFTVVLKEAGASKLAVVKLVKELTGLGLKEAKDVVDGAPSNVKEGVSKEEAEGLKKSLEEAGAVVELK from the coding sequence ATGGCAGATTTGAAACAATTCGCAGAACAATTAGTTAACTTAACAGTTAAAGAAGTTAACGAATTAGCAACAATATTAAAAGACGAGTATGGTATCGAGCCTGCTGCTGCAGCTGTAGTAGTTGCTGCTGGTGGTGGAGAAGGTGCTGCTGAAGAAGCACAAACTGAATTTACAGTTGTATTAAAAGAAGCTGGTGCTTCTAAATTAGCAGTTGTAAAATTAGTAAAAGAACTTACAGGTTTAGGTCTTAAAGAAGCTAAAGATGTAGTTGACGGTGCTCCAAGTAACGTTAAAGAAGGTGTTTCTAAAGAAGAGGCTGAAGGTCTTAAAAAATCATTAGAAGAAGCTGGAGCTGTAGTTGAGCTTAAATAA
- the rpoB gene encoding DNA-directed RNA polymerase subunit beta, with protein MITNQTERLNFASTKNIPDYPDFLDVQVKSFKDFFQLETKSDERGNEGLYNTFMENFPITDTRNNFVLEFLDYFVDPPRYTIQECIERGLTYSVPLKARLKLYCTDPEHEDFETIVQDVYLGTIPYMTPSGTFVINGAERVVVSQLHRSPGVFFGQSFHANGTKLYSARVIPFKGSWIEFSTDINSVMYAYIDRKKKLPVTTLFRAIGFERDKDILEIFDLAEEIKVSKTGIKKYIGRRLAARVLNTWHEDFVDEDTGEVVSIERNEIILDRDTIIDKDNVEEIIDSNVKSILLHKEDNNQADYAIIHNTLQKDPTNSEKEAVEHIYRQLRNAEPPDEETARGIIDKLFFSDQRYNLGEVGRYRMNKKLGLDIPMEKQVLTKEDIITIVKYLIELINSKAEIDDIDHLSNRRVRTVGEQLSQQFGVGLARMARTIRERMNVRDNEVFTPIDLINAKTLSSVINSFFGTNQLSQFMDQTNPLAEITHKRRLSALGPGGLSRERAGFEVRDVHYTHYGRLCPIETPEGPNIGLISSLGVYAKVNGMGFIETPYRKVTNGVVDLESTPIYLSAEEEEGKMIAQANIEMDETGKITASNVIAREEGDFPVVEPSVVHYTDVAPNQIASISASLIPFLEHDDANRALMGSNMMRQAVPLIRPEAPIVGTGLERQVASDSRVLINAEGHGTVEYVDANIITIKYDRTEDERMVSFDADEKTYNLIKFRKTNQGTSINLKPIVRKGDRVVAGQVLSEGYATQNGELALGRNLKVAFMPWKGYNFEDAIVISEKVVRDDIFTSIHVDDYSLEVRDTKLGNEELTNDIPNVSEEATKDLDENGMIRIGAEVKPGDILIGKITPKGESDPTPEEKLLRAIFGDKAGDVKDASLKASPSLHGVVLDKKLFARAVKDKRKRTQDKDALGALEMEFETKFVELKDRLVEKLFLIVNGKTSQGVMNDLGEEVLPKGKKYTQKMLYAVEDFAHLSKGQWVADDATNKMVNDLIHNYKIKLNDLQGSLRREKFTITVGDELPSGILKLAKIYIAKKRKLKVGDKMAGRHGNKGIVARIVRHEDMPFLEDGTPVDIVLNPLGVPSRMNIGQIYETVLGWAGMNLGRKFATPIFDGASLDQINALTDEAGVPRFGHTHLYDGGTGERFHQAATVGVIYMLKLGHMVDDKMHARSIGPYSLITQQPLGGKAQFGGQRFGEMEVWALEAYGASSTLREILTVKSDDVIGRAKTYEAIVKGESMPEPGLPESFNVLMHELKGLGLDIRLEE; from the coding sequence ATGATAACAAATCAGACTGAAAGATTGAATTTTGCCTCTACAAAAAATATTCCTGACTATCCGGATTTCTTAGATGTTCAGGTTAAATCTTTTAAAGATTTTTTTCAATTAGAAACTAAATCTGACGAAAGAGGCAACGAAGGGTTGTACAACACCTTCATGGAAAACTTTCCAATCACAGATACAAGAAACAACTTTGTATTGGAGTTCCTAGATTATTTTGTTGATCCACCACGTTATACAATTCAAGAATGTATAGAGAGAGGTCTTACTTATAGTGTGCCTTTAAAAGCTAGGTTAAAGCTATATTGTACAGATCCAGAACACGAAGATTTTGAAACTATTGTACAAGATGTTTATCTTGGAACAATACCTTATATGACTCCAAGCGGTACTTTTGTTATCAATGGTGCTGAGCGTGTAGTAGTATCTCAGCTACACCGTTCTCCTGGGGTTTTCTTTGGTCAATCATTCCACGCAAATGGAACAAAACTTTATTCTGCCAGAGTAATTCCTTTTAAAGGTTCTTGGATAGAATTTTCTACAGATATCAACAGCGTAATGTATGCTTATATCGATAGAAAGAAAAAATTACCTGTTACTACTTTATTCCGTGCAATTGGATTCGAAAGAGATAAGGATATCCTTGAAATTTTTGATCTTGCTGAAGAAATTAAAGTTTCTAAAACCGGAATTAAAAAATATATTGGAAGAAGACTTGCTGCTCGTGTATTGAACACTTGGCACGAGGATTTCGTTGATGAAGATACCGGAGAGGTAGTTTCTATCGAACGTAACGAAATCATTCTTGATAGAGATACTATTATCGACAAAGATAATGTTGAAGAAATCATCGATTCTAACGTTAAATCTATTTTGTTACACAAAGAGGATAATAACCAGGCAGATTATGCTATTATCCACAATACATTACAAAAAGATCCAACAAACTCTGAAAAAGAAGCTGTAGAGCACATTTACCGTCAGTTGCGTAACGCTGAACCGCCTGATGAGGAAACTGCTCGTGGTATTATAGATAAATTGTTCTTCTCTGATCAACGTTATAACTTAGGTGAAGTTGGTCGTTACAGAATGAACAAGAAACTTGGTTTAGATATCCCAATGGAAAAGCAAGTGCTTACCAAAGAAGATATCATTACCATTGTAAAATATTTGATCGAATTAATTAACTCTAAAGCAGAGATTGATGATATTGATCACTTATCAAACCGTCGTGTTAGAACAGTTGGAGAACAATTGTCTCAACAATTCGGTGTTGGTTTAGCACGTATGGCTAGAACTATTCGTGAGAGAATGAACGTTAGAGATAACGAGGTGTTTACACCAATTGATTTGATTAATGCTAAAACATTGTCATCAGTTATCAACTCTTTCTTTGGTACTAACCAGTTATCTCAATTTATGGATCAAACGAATCCATTAGCTGAGATTACGCACAAAAGAAGACTTTCTGCACTTGGACCAGGTGGACTTTCGAGAGAGAGAGCTGGTTTCGAGGTTCGTGACGTTCACTATACTCACTATGGTCGTTTATGTCCGATTGAAACTCCAGAGGGACCAAACATTGGTTTGATTTCATCTCTAGGTGTTTATGCAAAAGTTAACGGAATGGGATTCATCGAAACTCCATACCGTAAAGTAACTAATGGTGTAGTTGATTTAGAAAGTACTCCAATTTACTTAAGTGCTGAAGAAGAAGAAGGTAAAATGATTGCTCAGGCAAACATTGAAATGGATGAAACTGGTAAAATTACAGCTAGCAATGTTATTGCTCGTGAGGAAGGTGACTTCCCGGTTGTTGAACCATCTGTAGTTCATTATACAGACGTTGCGCCTAATCAGATTGCATCGATTTCTGCCTCATTGATTCCTTTCTTGGAGCATGATGATGCGAACCGTGCGTTGATGGGATCAAACATGATGCGTCAGGCAGTTCCTTTGATCCGTCCTGAAGCACCAATTGTAGGTACAGGTTTAGAGCGTCAGGTAGCTTCAGATTCAAGAGTATTAATCAACGCTGAAGGGCATGGAACTGTTGAATATGTTGATGCTAATATCATTACTATTAAATACGATCGTACAGAAGACGAAAGAATGGTTAGTTTTGATGCTGATGAGAAAACATACAACCTAATTAAATTTAGAAAAACCAATCAAGGTACAAGTATCAACTTGAAACCAATCGTAAGAAAAGGTGATAGAGTTGTTGCTGGTCAAGTATTGTCTGAAGGATATGCTACTCAAAATGGAGAATTAGCTTTAGGTAGAAACCTAAAAGTTGCGTTCATGCCATGGAAAGGGTATAACTTCGAGGATGCGATTGTAATTTCTGAGAAAGTAGTTCGTGATGATATTTTTACTTCTATCCACGTTGATGATTATTCATTAGAGGTTAGAGATACTAAGTTAGGAAACGAAGAGTTAACAAACGATATTCCTAACGTTTCTGAAGAAGCTACTAAAGATTTAGATGAAAACGGTATGATTAGAATTGGAGCAGAGGTTAAACCTGGCGACATTTTGATCGGAAAAATTACACCAAAAGGAGAATCAGATCCTACTCCAGAGGAGAAATTGCTTCGTGCAATCTTCGGGGATAAAGCAGGTGATGTAAAAGATGCTTCATTAAAAGCTTCTCCATCTTTACATGGTGTAGTTCTTGACAAAAAATTATTTGCAAGAGCCGTAAAAGATAAACGTAAACGTACTCAGGATAAAGATGCTTTAGGCGCTTTAGAAATGGAATTCGAAACTAAATTTGTTGAATTAAAAGACAGATTGGTTGAGAAATTATTCTTGATCGTTAACGGAAAAACATCTCAGGGTGTAATGAATGATTTGGGTGAAGAAGTTTTACCAAAAGGTAAAAAATATACTCAAAAAATGCTTTACGCAGTAGAAGATTTTGCTCACTTAAGCAAAGGTCAATGGGTTGCTGATGATGCTACTAATAAAATGGTAAATGATTTAATTCATAACTATAAAATTAAGCTAAACGACTTACAAGGATCTTTAAGAAGAGAAAAATTCACTATTACAGTTGGAGATGAATTACCATCTGGAATCTTGAAATTGGCGAAAATTTATATCGCTAAAAAACGTAAACTGAAAGTAGGGGATAAAATGGCAGGACGTCACGGTAACAAAGGTATTGTTGCTAGAATCGTTCGTCATGAAGATATGCCTTTCCTTGAAGACGGAACACCAGTTGATATCGTATTGAATCCACTTGGGGTACCTTCACGTATGAATATTGGTCAGATTTATGAGACTGTTCTTGGATGGGCTGGTATGAACTTGGGTAGAAAATTTGCTACTCCAATTTTCGACGGTGCTTCTTTAGACCAAATCAATGCTTTGACTGATGAAGCTGGAGTACCACGTTTCGGACATACACATCTTTATGATGGTGGTACTGGAGAACGTTTCCATCAAGCAGCAACTGTGGGTGTAATTTACATGCTTAAATTAGGACACATGGTTGATGATAAGATGCACGCACGTTCTATCGGACCATACTCGTTGATTACTCAACAACCACTTGGAGGTAAAGCTCAATTTGGAGGTCAGCGTTTTGGAGAGATGGAGGTTTGGGCACTTGAAGCTTATGGAGCATCAAGTACGCTACGTGAAATCTTAACAGTTAAGTCGGATGACGTTATTGGTAGAGCTAAAACTTACGAAGCTATCGTTAAGGGTGAGTCTATGCCAGAACCAGGATTGCCAGAATCATTCAATGTATTAATGCATGAATTGAAAGGTCTTGGACTTGACATTCGTTTAGAAGAATAA